A part of Corvus hawaiiensis isolate bCorHaw1 chromosome 25, bCorHaw1.pri.cur, whole genome shotgun sequence genomic DNA contains:
- the IL10RA gene encoding interleukin-10 receptor subunit alpha: MVPFATALALCLALLLACPTRGEELASPQHVRFAAEVARHLLRWEPGHDSPGSARYDVEYKVYGSKVNWTAIPECGKTSEHFCDLTYYTLDSERRYYAQVRAVSGNRTSPWQRTNAFSPQEAGLRLASKSLSVRGNSIQVRLQLLLRSGNITVEYSDFQKEMTQYHVHVRRTQDNHTFRVLERSAEFTISDLFSVTEYCVSVEPSMANRPVPATRTDEQCVTTGHRDGSAELLSGILSSSFIILLLLGLLGALLARTYIRKPVRTPSALKSFMKQSSLWVEHEPPSSGSLDADPIQQLFLGQKEPQPDSSPDGSTSTAELSLEQGWKLPAWPKDQLGPTGSRDSSGTSTDSGICLHIPSSSSSLSCSAGPEPQGYRQQLPTAEDSGVGLESPCPAPGCSSGSGNASPGEPGLSPTIQEDVEFRGYLQQSKGTVQPEQALDKGMPLLGCAGSVQGLGSTDTVLDIECSELAVSKGYLKQSSPEHPLTQDLAPWGAPAWDFSSQMGPQGPTLLSWAAPGAPLTSKASPELLKSPFDLSIFDNTAFLGTLPLVSSLSSDWITLPIKPLTRLSGDSKDSRL; encoded by the exons ATGGTCCCCTTTGCCACCGCCCTGGCACTGTGCCTGGCACTGCTCCTTGCCTGCCCGACGCGCG GTGAGGAGCTGGCCAGCCCCCAGCACGTGCGCTTCGCCGCGGAGGTGGCACGGCACCTGCTGAGGTGGGAGCCGGGGCACGACTCCCCAGGCAGCGCCCGCTATGACGTGGAGTACAAAGT CTATGGCTCAAAAGTCAACTGGACAGCCATCCCAGAGTGCGGGAAGACCTCAGAGCACTTCTGTGACCTCACCTACTACACCCTGGACTCTGAGCGGCGCTACTATGCGCAGGTCAGAGCCGTGTCTGGGAACCGCACGTCCCCCTGGCAAAGGACCAACGCCTTCTCCCCACAGGAAG CCGGCCTGCGCCTGGCGAGCAAGAGCCTCTCCGTGAGGGGCAACTCCATCCAGGTgcggctgcagctgctcctccgCTCCGGGAACATCACCGTGGAGTACAGTGACTTCCAGAAGGAAATGACCCAGTACCACGTGCACGTCAGGAGGACACAGGACAACCACACG TTCAGAGTGCTGGAGAGGAGTGCAGAGTTCACCATCAGTGACCTGTTCTCGGTGACAGAGTACTGCGTGAGCGTGGAGCCCAGCATGGCCAACAGGCCCGTCCCCGCCACGCGCACCGACGAGCAGTGCGTCACCACCGGCCACAGGGACG GGAGCGCAGAGCTTCTCTCGGgcatcctcagctcctcctTCATCATCCTGTTGCTGCTGGGCCTcctgggggctctgctggcacGCACCTACATAAGGAAACCTGTGAGGACGCCGTCTGCCCTG aAGTCCTTCATGAAGCAGAGCTCGCTCTGGGTGGAGCATGAGCCCCCATCCTCAGGCAGCCTGGACGCAGACCCcatccagcagctcttcctgggCCAGAAGGAGCCCCAGCCGGACAGCAGCCCTGAcggcagcaccagcacagctgagctgtccctggagcagggctggaagctCCCAGCATGGCCCAAGGACCAGCTGGGgcccacagggagcagagacagCAGCGGCACCAGCACCGACAGCGGCATCTGCCTGCacatcccctcctcctcctcctccctgagctgctccgCAGGCCCCGAGCCCCAGGGctacaggcagcagctgcccactGCTGAGGACAGTGGGGTGGGCTTGGagagcccctgccctgctcctggctgctcctctgGCAGCGGGAATGCCAGCCCAGGGGAGCCCGGGCTCTCGCCCACCATCCAGGAAGACGTGGAGTTCCGGGGGTACCTGCAGCAGTCCAAGGGCACCGTGCAGCCAGAGCAGGCCCTGGACAAGGGAATGCCcctcctgggctgtgcagggtcCGTGCAGGGCCTGGGCAGCACCGACACCGTGCTGGACATTGAGTGCTCCGAGCTGGCCGTGTCCAAAGGGTATTTGAAGCAGTCGTCTCCCGAGCATCCCCTCACGCAGGACCTCGCTCCGTGGGGAGCCCCTGCCTGGGACTTCTCCAGCCAGATGGGGCCCCAAGGCCCCACtctgctgagctgggcggcTCCAGGTGCTCCATTGACCTCCAAAGCCAGCCCTGAGCTCCTGAAATCTCCCTTCGACCTGAGCATCTTTGACAACACTGCCTTCCTGGGGACGCTGCCGCTCGTCTCCAGCCTCAGCTCCGACTGGATCACGCTGCCCATCAAGCCCCTGACCCGGCTCAGTGGGGACAGCAAGGACAGCCGCCTGTGA